CTCTATATACACTTGATAATCGTTTGGACGCAGCGCCTCGCTTAAATAGAATTGCACTTGGACAGGCTAGAAGTTCACCGCTCCTGATTTATGCTACGTTGTAATATCAAGTTGTAGGACACACGAACAAAACGTTTTCGCACTCCTTTGCCATTCGTAATACTAGTACCCAATGTGTCTGTACACCACTAGTGGGAATCTCATAATATGAATCTGTCAGTATAGAGTCATATATGGTCTACAACTAACTCAATGCGATATAATAGATTGATGCAAAATGGGCAGATACCGCTTTAGATAAAAATAGCTCGTAATTGTGCTATTATCTGGCTGCTAATAGTCAATAAATAGAGTCCAGTTAGAGACGTCGAACACGGTCTTCCTTCCAACGCTCCAACTGTTCATTTCGAAGGTGATAAAGCTTGCGTTCTTTACGGTAGTTGCGAATAAATTCGTTTACATTATCGCCACTGCCATCTGGTGTCAGAGTGGTAGAACCTTCAAGAAAGCTCGCTGCAAATGTTTCTGAAAGCGAGTCTGTCTCTGAAACGGCATATTCCAGACGAGACTTCAATGCTGGCATACTGAAAGGTTGCAACGCACGATACATTTCGGTCTCAGTCTGAGCCCATTGATTCTCCAATTCTTGCGATTGCGTCAATGATTCCTTGGCGCTACTTCTCAGTTCTTTCAATGCTTCAATCTTATCTATCAGCTCCCGTGCTCGTACCAGATTAGCATGTGCAACTTCTTGCTGATGTTTAAATATCTGTTCTCCCTGCTCACTCGACTCAAATATGCCCTTCAGGGCctctttattttcagccAACTCATTCAAAATGTGAATCCTACTCTACGGTTAGTATCCATCTAGCACCAATTAGATCACATATCTCCAAATCCAGATAGTATCCAAATCCAGATAGTATCCAATCCACTATATCCTTCCCAAGATTGAAGTGTATAAGATCCTATCTGAAAGGCATTATGTCTAGCGGCATTCTGTATTCATACTTTTTATCTGTCAACTCAGACGGCACCTGACTGGGAACTATATTTATCGGGGTAGGTCTCGCTGCCATAGCCGGCTCAACTGCAGCACCAGTGCCTGCACTGCTTGACCGGTACTCTCCATTTGGGGTCGATATGCCACTTTTGTCGGGTAATGGAGGTGGGGCTTGTGGCGAATAGCTCATAATTGACTCGTAATGGACTCGTTTACTATCGTTGCAATGCAACTGAAGTGATGAAGCCATGAACCACCTCCGCAAATCACGGCATCGCGCATAACCCTGCCATTTTGCAACGGTGCTCCTACATCACAGCCAAAACGATATTTTCCTCTTCACGCGAGCAAACCTCGATACCATTTTTCTGGAAAAATATACCAGCACCCTTTTCCAAATGTGCCGTTACAACGTTGGTTCTCCCCTCAGCTTCTGGAgcgggcctgcctccggcggctggggctccgccccagaccctggttgctcctctcgcttcgctcgagtcgttgctaggGGTCCCCTCACGGTACAGAcacctcctgcgaagcaggagcaaccagggtctggggcggagccccagccgccggaggcaggcccgtTCCAGGACGTGAAATGGAAGGAGGAGACAAGTGTTCGAAACGCCCATGAGCCTACGACTACACTAAGTTATGACTTCGTGGCCAAGCTGGTTAAGGCGTGCGACTGTTAATCGCAAGATCGAGAGTTCAATCCTCTCCGAGGTCGATTTTTTTAGCATAGgcagcattttttttcattcgTCGAGCACATATCGCATTGTGAAACACAATCTAGATTGGTTATTGTGAAAGAGAAATATATtctaaataatttaatttataaCTAGTGTCTTAATAAACCCGGGCGACAGGTGCTAATAGCGCATGCTAGTCTCAGTCCGGAGCCATTTCGGTGCGTACTTCGGGTCGTAAGTGAGAGTTGGTTCGTATAACTCAATAAACTAGCTCCATGTTAGTACCACTGGATCACAGTAGTCCACTTCGAACACACAGCACGATACTTACCTCCATATCTGCATCACCTTTACCACCAGCGAATTTGCTGTACTCGTCGAAAATGGCTGCCAAAGACCATCTGAAAACTGTCAGTCCACAATCCATACACCGAAATCAATCCCTCCACACCGTCTGACCGCCTGACccaacgactcgagcgaagcgagaggagcaaccagggtctggggcggagccccagccgccggaggcacaatccCACACCAAAAAGAACCCACTTACCCCAACAGCATCTTCCGCATGATTCCCACCAGCACACCCACTCTGTGTTTGCCCTTATTAGAATGGACCAATACCGGGGCATTTCGTGTGTCGAGGAGGATATTGAGTCCTTCAGTGATAGCTTGCTCGTTGTTCTGAACAAAAGGTTCTTTGACACTTTTAAAGTGAAACCTTACGAGATTAATATTCTGCGACTTGGCCCACTCCTCATACTCCACACTCTCCTCCTCAGGTCTGTCGCCAAAATACAGAATGGTCTTAAGTTTCAGGTTCTCGAGAAACGGATAACTTATCTCCAGCGGGTGACCGCTACGGTACACGCCCTCCGCAACAGGAGCGAAATTCAGCGGTGGAACAAGGAGCTTGACCCTCTTATTCGGCCGCTGCATTGCATTTAGCGGGCTCAACGCTGCACGAATCGTTCCAAATCGATTCTCCACGAACAGCTTTCGACTCCTCTCTCTATCTCTCTCGTCGCTCTCGCAATCCTTCCTCCTCCAGTTCACGGGATGTTAGGGTACAATATCCCAAGGTTAGGGTCCGAGTAAGGGAATcgggactgcctccggcggctggggctccgccccagaccctggtggctcctctcgcttcgctcgagtcgttgcgtggggtCCCTTCGTGTGCTCGGggtatctcctgcgaagcaggagcaaccagggtctggggcggagccccagccgccggaggcaggccccccaccaccacgTGTCGACCCAATTCGGGTTGTGGGTCCTTGTCTACGGGACTAAGGAGGTTTCGAACGGagtttgtttgtgttttgACCGGGGCTGGAGGGTCGAGTGTTGGTTGTGTAAGCAAGTGGTAATCGAGCGGAGGTTGGAGCCCACAGATCGTCGGTTTATCGTGCATGGCGATGTAAGTGTCTGCGCTTGGATGGTGCGTATTGGGTATGTTAAGTCGTCGATCGGCCGCGGAGTGGTTAGAGCCCATGCTGGGGATCGTCCCTAACCGGTTGGTGCCTCGCGGGGTGTCAGCAGCGATAACCCATTGTTTTCGCAgctgactgactgacttCACTGACTGTCTGATTGATTCAACTTGTCTATAAATATGGGGTAGGTTCTCGTTGGTTTGGTTCTTTCTTCACTGCTGTTCAGTACTTCACAATCTTataacaacatcaacaacaactgcTCAACTCGACCGTCTTCAGTCGTAAACCAGTATCACTACTACAACAGTTAATTATAACTATAACAACTACTTCAACAATGTCTCTTGTTCCTACTACTTCCACAGTCAAGGTCTCCAATGGAGTCAATGTCTGGTACAGAGAAGCCGGCGACCGTGCCAAGCCTACTTTTTTGTTGCTTCATGGATTCCCCACCTCGTCTATTATGTACCGTAACTTGATTACTATTCTGGCTCCTCACTTCCATGTCATTGCTCCTGATCTCCCTGGATACGGGTTTACTGAGGTTCCTGACAAGTTCGAGTATACATTTGCTAACTTGACGGATACGATTGAACTTTTTGTAGATGCTATCAAGTTGACCAAGTttgctatttatattttcgaCTATGGTGCTCCAGTCGGTCTGCGTCTGGCTTTGAAACGTCCTCATCAGATCACTGGCATCGTGACTCAGAACGGTAATGCTTATGACGAGGGTTTGGATCATAAATTCTGGGGTATTATTGAAGAGTACT
This is a stretch of genomic DNA from Sugiyamaella lignohabitans strain CBS 10342 chromosome C, complete sequence. It encodes these proteins:
- a CDS encoding epoxide hydrolase (Epoxide hydrolase; member of the alpha/beta hydrolase fold family; may have a role in detoxification of epoxides; GO_component: GO:0005575 - cellular_component [Evidence ND]; GO_function: GO:0004301 - epoxide hydrolase activity [Evidence IDA,ISS] [PMID 15769598]; GO_function: GO:0016787 - hydrolase activity [Evidence IEA]; GO_process: GO:0008152 - metabolic process [Evidence IEA]; GO_process: GO:0009636 - response to toxic substance [Evidence ISS] [PMID 15769598]) yields the protein MSLVPTTSTVKVSNGVNVWYREAGDRAKPTFLLLHGFPTSSIMYRNLITILAPHFHVIAPDLPGYGFTEVPDKFEYTFANLTDTIELFVDAIKLTKFAIYIFDYGAPVGLRLALKRPHQITGIVTQNGNAYDEGLDHKFWGIIEEYWKTDANNTKYIQGLSQFVEDPKNIKDQYSVGFTNPTSVDPTPYYLDKALIERPGQTKIQVALFYDYQNNVKLYPQFQEYFRKSNVPVLATWGKNDYIFAHPGAEAYKRDVKNIKVKYYETGHFALEEFVNEIGADIIDFFGPILH